A stretch of the Capra hircus breed San Clemente chromosome 10, ASM170441v1, whole genome shotgun sequence genome encodes the following:
- the IRF9 gene encoding interferon regulatory factor 9 isoform X1, giving the protein MSGGKIKMGSPGALARSQPQGPGSHSSQSVSSPDISVALIPRMASGRMRCTRKLRNWVVEQVESGQFPGVCWEDAAKTMFRIPWKHAGKQDFREDQDAAFFKAWAVFKGKYKEGNSEGPAIWKTRLRCALNKSCEFEEVPEIGHRDGAEPYKVYRLLPSGTVPAQSGTQKLPSKRPHSSAFSEKKEEEVTTKNCILSPSLLQEHPQNETVETNGGAGHLDFGSSGSSSSSSNSPEPQEGGDTAEALFQGELLSLELLPPPDSDYSLLLTFIYNGRVVGEAQVQSLDCRLVAEPSSSQCSMEQVIFPKPDPCEPAQRLLSQLQRGVLLASNSRGLFVQRLCPIPISWNAPQMPSGPGPHLLPINECVELFRTNYFCRDLARYFQGLGPPPKFQVTLNFWEEKPDPSHTSQSLIAVQMEQAFARHMLKETPEEQAAALSLLQSLQDPLPSLSIPPVFFETASASLLSTCLPQ; this is encoded by the exons ATGTCTGGaggcaaaataaaaatgggaTCTCCAGGGGCCTTGGCCAGAAGCCAACCCCAAGGGCCAGGGTCTCACTCTTCCCAAAGTGTTAGTTCCCCTGACATTTCTGTTGCTCTTATCCCCAGGATGGCATCAGGCAGGATGCGCTGCACCCGAAAGCTCCGGAACTGGGTGGTAGAGCAAGTGGAGAGCGGGCAATTCCCAGGAGTGTGCTGGGAGGATGCGGCCAAGACCATGTTCCGGATCCCCTGGAAGCACGCAGGCAAGCAGGACTTCCGGGAGGACCAGGATGCCGCCTTTTTCAAG GCCTGGGCGGTATTCAAGGGGAAGTACAAGGAGGGGAACTCGGAAGGCCCTGCCATCTGGAAGACTCGTTTGCGCTGTGCTCTCAACAAAAGTTGTGAATTTGAGGAGGTTCCTGAGATCGGCCATAGGGATGGCGCTGAGCCCTACAAGGTGTACCGGCTGCTGCCATCAGGAACTGTCCCCG CTCAATCAGGGACCCAGAAATTACCATCAAAGCGACCCCACAGTTCTGCATTCtctgagaagaaagaggaagaggttACCACAAAGAACTGCATACTCAGCCCCTCCTTGCTCCAGGAGCACCCTCAGAAT gagacagtggagaCCAATGGGGGAGCTGGCCATTTAGACTTTGGGAGCAgcggaagcagcagcagcagcagcaacagccctGAGCCTCAGGAAG GTGGGGACACAGCTGAGGCTCTTTTCCAGGGAGAATTGCTGTCCCTGGAGCTTCTGCCCCCTCCAGATTCAG ACTACTCGCTGCTGCTCACCTTCATCTACAACGGGCGTGTGGTGGGTGAGGCCCAGGTGCAGAGCCTAGACTGCCGCCTCGTGGCTGAGCCCTCAAGCTCCCAGTGCAGCATGGAGCAGGTGATATTTCCCAAACCTGACCCATGCGAGCCCGCCCAGCGCCTGCTGAGCCAGCTGCAGAGAGGGGTCCTGCTGGCCAGCAACTCCCGGGGCCTCTTTGTGCAGCGCCTCTGCCCCATCCCTATCTCCTGGAATGCGCCCCAGATGCCATCTGGCCCGGGTCCGCACCTGCTGCCCATCAACGAGTGCGTGGAGCTCTTCAGAACCAACTACTTCTGCAGAG ACTTGGCCAGGTACTTCCAGGGCCTGGGGCCCCCACCCAAGTTTCAGGTGACACTTAATTTCTGGGAGGAGAAACCTGACCCCAGCCACACCTCACAGAGTCTGATTGCGGTGCAG ATGGAGCAGGCCTTTGCCCGACATATGCTGAAGGAGACCCCAGAGGAGCAGGCGGCCGCCCTGTCTCTGCTGCAGAGCCTGCAGGACCCCCTGCCTTCTCTCTCTATCCCGCCGGTCTTCTTTGAGACAGCCTCAGCCTCC
- the IRF9 gene encoding interferon regulatory factor 9 isoform X3 codes for MASGRMRCTRKLRNWVVEQVESGQFPGVCWEDAAKTMFRIPWKHAGKQDFREDQDAAFFKAWAVFKGKYKEGNSEGPAIWKTRLRCALNKSCEFEEVPEIGHRDGAEPYKVYRLLPSGTVPAQSGTQKLPSKRPHSSAFSEKKEEEVTTKNCILSPSLLQEHPQNETVETNGGAGHLDFGSSGSSSSSSNSPEPQEGGDTAEALFQGELLSLELLPPPDSDYSLLLTFIYNGRVVGEAQVQSLDCRLVAEPSSSQCSMEQRLCPIPISWNAPQMPSGPGPHLLPINECVELFRTNYFCRDLARYFQGLGPPPKFQVTLNFWEEKPDPSHTSQSLIAVQMEQAFARHMLKETPEEQAAALSLLQSLQDPLPSLSIPPVFFETASASLLSTCLPQ; via the exons ATGGCATCAGGCAGGATGCGCTGCACCCGAAAGCTCCGGAACTGGGTGGTAGAGCAAGTGGAGAGCGGGCAATTCCCAGGAGTGTGCTGGGAGGATGCGGCCAAGACCATGTTCCGGATCCCCTGGAAGCACGCAGGCAAGCAGGACTTCCGGGAGGACCAGGATGCCGCCTTTTTCAAG GCCTGGGCGGTATTCAAGGGGAAGTACAAGGAGGGGAACTCGGAAGGCCCTGCCATCTGGAAGACTCGTTTGCGCTGTGCTCTCAACAAAAGTTGTGAATTTGAGGAGGTTCCTGAGATCGGCCATAGGGATGGCGCTGAGCCCTACAAGGTGTACCGGCTGCTGCCATCAGGAACTGTCCCCG CTCAATCAGGGACCCAGAAATTACCATCAAAGCGACCCCACAGTTCTGCATTCtctgagaagaaagaggaagaggttACCACAAAGAACTGCATACTCAGCCCCTCCTTGCTCCAGGAGCACCCTCAGAAT gagacagtggagaCCAATGGGGGAGCTGGCCATTTAGACTTTGGGAGCAgcggaagcagcagcagcagcagcaacagccctGAGCCTCAGGAAG GTGGGGACACAGCTGAGGCTCTTTTCCAGGGAGAATTGCTGTCCCTGGAGCTTCTGCCCCCTCCAGATTCAG ACTACTCGCTGCTGCTCACCTTCATCTACAACGGGCGTGTGGTGGGTGAGGCCCAGGTGCAGAGCCTAGACTGCCGCCTCGTGGCTGAGCCCTCAAGCTCCCAGTGCAGCATGGAGCAG CGCCTCTGCCCCATCCCTATCTCCTGGAATGCGCCCCAGATGCCATCTGGCCCGGGTCCGCACCTGCTGCCCATCAACGAGTGCGTGGAGCTCTTCAGAACCAACTACTTCTGCAGAG ACTTGGCCAGGTACTTCCAGGGCCTGGGGCCCCCACCCAAGTTTCAGGTGACACTTAATTTCTGGGAGGAGAAACCTGACCCCAGCCACACCTCACAGAGTCTGATTGCGGTGCAG ATGGAGCAGGCCTTTGCCCGACATATGCTGAAGGAGACCCCAGAGGAGCAGGCGGCCGCCCTGTCTCTGCTGCAGAGCCTGCAGGACCCCCTGCCTTCTCTCTCTATCCCGCCGGTCTTCTTTGAGACAGCCTCAGCCTCC
- the IRF9 gene encoding interferon regulatory factor 9 isoform X2, translating to MASGRMRCTRKLRNWVVEQVESGQFPGVCWEDAAKTMFRIPWKHAGKQDFREDQDAAFFKAWAVFKGKYKEGNSEGPAIWKTRLRCALNKSCEFEEVPEIGHRDGAEPYKVYRLLPSGTVPAQSGTQKLPSKRPHSSAFSEKKEEEVTTKNCILSPSLLQEHPQNETVETNGGAGHLDFGSSGSSSSSSNSPEPQEGGDTAEALFQGELLSLELLPPPDSDYSLLLTFIYNGRVVGEAQVQSLDCRLVAEPSSSQCSMEQVIFPKPDPCEPAQRLLSQLQRGVLLASNSRGLFVQRLCPIPISWNAPQMPSGPGPHLLPINECVELFRTNYFCRDLARYFQGLGPPPKFQVTLNFWEEKPDPSHTSQSLIAVQMEQAFARHMLKETPEEQAAALSLLQSLQDPLPSLSIPPVFFETASASLLSTCLPQ from the exons ATGGCATCAGGCAGGATGCGCTGCACCCGAAAGCTCCGGAACTGGGTGGTAGAGCAAGTGGAGAGCGGGCAATTCCCAGGAGTGTGCTGGGAGGATGCGGCCAAGACCATGTTCCGGATCCCCTGGAAGCACGCAGGCAAGCAGGACTTCCGGGAGGACCAGGATGCCGCCTTTTTCAAG GCCTGGGCGGTATTCAAGGGGAAGTACAAGGAGGGGAACTCGGAAGGCCCTGCCATCTGGAAGACTCGTTTGCGCTGTGCTCTCAACAAAAGTTGTGAATTTGAGGAGGTTCCTGAGATCGGCCATAGGGATGGCGCTGAGCCCTACAAGGTGTACCGGCTGCTGCCATCAGGAACTGTCCCCG CTCAATCAGGGACCCAGAAATTACCATCAAAGCGACCCCACAGTTCTGCATTCtctgagaagaaagaggaagaggttACCACAAAGAACTGCATACTCAGCCCCTCCTTGCTCCAGGAGCACCCTCAGAAT gagacagtggagaCCAATGGGGGAGCTGGCCATTTAGACTTTGGGAGCAgcggaagcagcagcagcagcagcaacagccctGAGCCTCAGGAAG GTGGGGACACAGCTGAGGCTCTTTTCCAGGGAGAATTGCTGTCCCTGGAGCTTCTGCCCCCTCCAGATTCAG ACTACTCGCTGCTGCTCACCTTCATCTACAACGGGCGTGTGGTGGGTGAGGCCCAGGTGCAGAGCCTAGACTGCCGCCTCGTGGCTGAGCCCTCAAGCTCCCAGTGCAGCATGGAGCAGGTGATATTTCCCAAACCTGACCCATGCGAGCCCGCCCAGCGCCTGCTGAGCCAGCTGCAGAGAGGGGTCCTGCTGGCCAGCAACTCCCGGGGCCTCTTTGTGCAGCGCCTCTGCCCCATCCCTATCTCCTGGAATGCGCCCCAGATGCCATCTGGCCCGGGTCCGCACCTGCTGCCCATCAACGAGTGCGTGGAGCTCTTCAGAACCAACTACTTCTGCAGAG ACTTGGCCAGGTACTTCCAGGGCCTGGGGCCCCCACCCAAGTTTCAGGTGACACTTAATTTCTGGGAGGAGAAACCTGACCCCAGCCACACCTCACAGAGTCTGATTGCGGTGCAG ATGGAGCAGGCCTTTGCCCGACATATGCTGAAGGAGACCCCAGAGGAGCAGGCGGCCGCCCTGTCTCTGCTGCAGAGCCTGCAGGACCCCCTGCCTTCTCTCTCTATCCCGCCGGTCTTCTTTGAGACAGCCTCAGCCTCC